The DNA segment CGTTGCCGCTTCAATGCCCTCCCATACCTCCACATCTCCCTCGGACTCCACCGTGAACCCAGAGCGCACCGTCCCCCGGATAACCACCGAACCCACAAAACGAACGTCTCCGGTGGCCGGTCCCACATCCCCATCGATTTCAAAAAGGGGAAGAACAGATAAGGTCCTTCCCACCACCACCGGACGCCCTGAGACCTTCGCCACGGCAATTCTCCCGTCCTCAAGAACCTCGACGTTTTTTCCCGCCCGAATCTTTGCCGGTCGTCCGGGAGGGGCGGGAACCTCCTTTCCAAAAACGTTCTTCCCAGGGATTCCTTCCCCTGGAGGGAGAACCTCGGCAAGAACGTCCCCGGCATGGACCTCAGGAATGCGGAGGATACCAAAGAGGTCCTTTTGGCTCTCCGGCTCTTCGACGAAATCCCTGCGGACCTCCTCCTCAAAGAGGTACCGCACTTCGCCGTCCTTTCCCCGCTGCGGTCGGACTCCCTCGGCGACAAGGTGGTGCCCCGAAGAGGTCAAAAGGAGCTTCCCCTGAGTTTTTGCCTCTTCCGTGAGCCCAAAAACGATGCCTTTCCGCCTCAGGTACTCTTCGAGTTCCTCATACGGCGCAAGGTCCTCAGAAGAAAGGGGCTTCTTGACGACGATTTCTGCCCGCATACCGTCGGTAGGCACAAGGAGCTGGAAGAAACCGTCTCGCTCCAAACCGTCAAGGGGTCTTTTTTCTCTTCCTTCGTTCTCCAACCTTTTCTCCCCCCCATTCTCCTAAGCGAACTCGAAGGTGGAGAAGGGTTCTTGTGAGAACCTGCGAAACCCTCCCCTCACTCAGAGAGAGAATCTCTCCAATTTCCCGAAGCGTGAGGCCTTCAAAGTAGTAGAGGCTCAGGATGAGCCGCTCCCGTTCGGGTAACTCATCAATGAGTTTCCCAAGGTACTCAAGGAGCTCCCGATCCTCAAGGATACCTGCAGGATCGGGAGCTTCGAGAGTCTCCTCCCCAGAAAGCACTTCCTCTCCCTCAAAAAAGAGCGCAGGTTTCCCCCGCTCCACAAGCCAGGTAATCTCCCGGAGGGAAAACCCTGTGACTTCCGAGAGATCCTCAAGGGTTGGTTCCTTCCCCTTTTCCGCTTCCCACCTCCGCCAGGCTTCAAGGATACGCCGAAGGTCCTGACGTTCCCCCCGGGTCAGAGGATCGAGGCTACGGAGGTAATCAAGAACCGCTCCCCGAATGCGGGAAAGAGCGTACGTCTCAAAACGCACCCCTTTCTGGGGCTCGAACCGGTCAAGAGCCTGGATGAGCCCCAGGATTCCGTACCCCTCAAGGTCCTCCCGGTCAACGTAGGGGGGGAGAGCGTAGAGGATGCGGCCCACAACGATCCGCACAAGGTAGAGGTAGTGCTCCAGGAGTTTCTCCCGAGCGGAGCGGTCGCCCCTCTCGAGGAAATCCCGCCAGAGCTTCTCAAGATCCCCAGGCTTCTCAAGAGTACGCATCATGAGCTCTCACCTGACTCGTTCTGAGGCACACCGTGCCGCATAATCCAGAAAAAGTACGCAAAAAGGAGTCCATACACCACCCCAAAAAGAATCGGAAGCCGCACCGCCAGAGCAAAGAGACTCATCCCCCGGAATACCCCCCACACGGCGTACCCCAGAGTGAACGCCCATGCCCCAAGGAGGGCAAAAAGTTGAGCAACGCTTCTCCGGCGCTTACCTTCATCCCTCATATCACGATGACGTCTCTTCCGAGGACTTTAACCTCAAGCCTCCCATCCTCAACGTAGAAGAAAATGCTCCGCCCCCGGCTTCCCCCGACATCTTCACCCTTCAGGGGGATTCCCAAAGTTTTGAGGGCCTCCCGAACGGCATCGGCATTGCGCTTGCCGATATCAAAGAGCGTATCCGCTCCTGAGAACATCTTCGCCCCACCGGATATTTTGGCCAGGATATTCCGGCGGCTTGCCCCTGCTTTCTCAACCTCAGCAAGGAGCGCAGGAACGGCGGTATCCGCAAACTTAAAGGGATTGCTCTGGCCGGGAATGTGCTCTGGGAGGAGCACATGGACCATGCCTCCGATGCGCCGCATCGGATCGTACAGGCACACACCTATGCAGGAACCAAGCCCAAGAATACAGAGAATATCCTCCGGGTCGTTGCTCACCCGGTACTCCGCCATGCCAACGGTGATTTTCCGTGCCATACTACACAACTCCCAGAGCCTGGAGCATGATTTCAAGGGACCCTGTGTCGGGAATGAGCATGAAGTACCCCGTGATGCGGTCCTCTTCTTCCACAAAAACCGTCTCGATGAGGAGGGCGTAGTCGCTGTGCTGGGAAATTTCGATGAGCACGATGTCCACAATCGCTCCCGCCATATCCACGGCAATTGCAGGGACCGAGTGGTTGAGGTGCAGTCCTGTGAAATCGGCAAGGGCCGAGAGGTACGAGGAGGAGAGAATGTTCCCGATTTCCCCCATGGCCGAAGAGGAGAGCTCGTCCATCTCAAGAATCTGTTCCCGGGAAGGAGCCATGTCCCCAAGGAGGATGCGCATGATTTTCAGGGCATCGTCAATGGTCATAACAAAGAGGATATGCCCGGTGAGCGACCCAAAAACGCTCAGGTACACCCCGAGAACCTCTTTTTCCGGACCTCCAAGCCATTCGGGAACCTCCTTGAGGGGAATCACCCGCACAAGCGGCACTTCCATGTTGACCCGTTTCCCCACCATCTTGGAGAGTGCCGTTGCCGCATTCCCTGCCCCGATGTTCCCAATCTCCTTTAAGGCGTCAAGCTGCATCTCGTTCAAATCTTCAAAGAAGACCATCGCTCACCCCTTCCCCTCTTTCCGGTAAAAGAACGGCATAACGTACCGGAGGTCGAACTTTGCCGGGTTCGCAATTCGCTCGGTACTCCCAATCCAGAGGTACCCTCCAGGCCGGAGTGCTTGAGCAAGCTTCGAAAAAGCCACGTCTTTTGCCCGATCCTCGAAGTAAATGACTACGTTCCGGCACACCACAAGGTCAAAGGTTTCACGCACCGGGTCTTGAAGAAGGTCGTGCCTCTCAAAGACGACTCTCCGCTTGAGCGAAGAGACAACCGCGAAACGGCCGTCCTCTCTTTTCTCAAAGTACTTTTCAAAGTATGAGGGAGGGACGTTCTGGAGGTACTGCACCGTGTAGACCCCTCGCCGTCCTTCCTCGAGGGCATCCTCATCGATGTCGGTAGCCCAGATTTGGTAGGGTTTTCTGATATTCATTTCCTCAAGGAGCATGGCAATGGAGTACGCCTCACTCCCCACTGAACAGCCGGCACTCCAGATTCGAAAAAGCGCTCCCGCTCCGGGGAGAATCTCGGGAATGACTTTCGTCCGAAGGTCCTCAAAACGCTCGGGATTCCGGAAGAACTCTGAAACGTTAATGGCGAAGCGGTTCTTGAAATCCTCAAGGACTTTCGGGTCGGTCTCTAAAAGCCGCACGTACTCGGGAACGCTTTGGGCTCCTGCCCGGAGCATGATGAAGTGGAGGCGCCGACGGAGCTGGTTCTCCTTGTAGTAGGAGAGGTCAATACCGGTGAGCTTTCGAACGGCGTTCCTCAAAAGAACAAGGTCTTCAGCGCGTATCGTCTCCACAGCGATCCCACTCCACAATGGCTTTTCCGATTTCCTCTATGGGGAGGACGAAGTCCGCAAGGCCTTCCTCGATAACTGCCTTGGGCATGCCAAAAATGAGGGAGGTCTTCTCATCCTGGGCAATCACCGTTCCGCCAGCTTTTTTGAGCTTCCGGCATCCCTCAAGGCCGTCCTTCCCCATCCCTGTGAGGATTACGGCCAGAACGCGGCTGCC comes from the Candidatus Caldatribacterium sp. genome and includes:
- a CDS encoding FliA/WhiG family RNA polymerase sigma factor; translation: MMRTLEKPGDLEKLWRDFLERGDRSAREKLLEHYLYLVRIVVGRILYALPPYVDREDLEGYGILGLIQALDRFEPQKGVRFETYALSRIRGAVLDYLRSLDPLTRGERQDLRRILEAWRRWEAEKGKEPTLEDLSEVTGFSLREITWLVERGKPALFFEGEEVLSGEETLEAPDPAGILEDRELLEYLGKLIDELPERERLILSLYYFEGLTLREIGEILSLSEGRVSQVLTRTLLHLRVRLGEWGGEKVGERRKRKKTP
- a CDS encoding chemotaxis protein CheC yields the protein MVFFEDLNEMQLDALKEIGNIGAGNAATALSKMVGKRVNMEVPLVRVIPLKEVPEWLGGPEKEVLGVYLSVFGSLTGHILFVMTIDDALKIMRILLGDMAPSREQILEMDELSSSAMGEIGNILSSSYLSALADFTGLHLNHSVPAIAVDMAGAIVDIVLIEISQHSDYALLIETVFVEEEDRITGYFMLIPDTGSLEIMLQALGVV
- a CDS encoding chemotaxis protein CheD is translated as MARKITVGMAEYRVSNDPEDILCILGLGSCIGVCLYDPMRRIGGMVHVLLPEHIPGQSNPFKFADTAVPALLAEVEKAGASRRNILAKISGGAKMFSGADTLFDIGKRNADAVREALKTLGIPLKGEDVGGSRGRSIFFYVEDGRLEVKVLGRDVIVI
- a CDS encoding DUF342 domain-containing protein, yielding MENEGREKRPLDGLERDGFFQLLVPTDGMRAEIVVKKPLSSEDLAPYEELEEYLRRKGIVFGLTEEAKTQGKLLLTSSGHHLVAEGVRPQRGKDGEVRYLFEEEVRRDFVEEPESQKDLFGILRIPEVHAGDVLAEVLPPGEGIPGKNVFGKEVPAPPGRPAKIRAGKNVEVLEDGRIAVAKVSGRPVVVGRTLSVLPLFEIDGDVGPATGDVRFVGSVVIRGTVRSGFTVESEGDVEVWEGIEAATVRAQGNVRIRGGFFGGEKGLVEAGGSVFAKVIESATVKAQEDIIVEEAVLHSFLSAGRNIIVRGRKGILAGGVARAGNLVWVKVLGSPMGTRTEVSVGIDPEIQEEYRRIRENLKKVREVLQEAEKVFQLAWRKQKSGACLEPKLLEAVKKAKESYELAREQEKIYTERLAEIEEIFEKHEGKVLVEEKVYPQVRITIGRSTYIVRDEIVYASFYEKDKDVVIGSFERPRVKER
- a CDS encoding protein-glutamate O-methyltransferase CheR, producing METIRAEDLVLLRNAVRKLTGIDLSYYKENQLRRRLHFIMLRAGAQSVPEYVRLLETDPKVLEDFKNRFAINVSEFFRNPERFEDLRTKVIPEILPGAGALFRIWSAGCSVGSEAYSIAMLLEEMNIRKPYQIWATDIDEDALEEGRRGVYTVQYLQNVPPSYFEKYFEKREDGRFAVVSSLKRRVVFERHDLLQDPVRETFDLVVCRNVVIYFEDRAKDVAFSKLAQALRPGGYLWIGSTERIANPAKFDLRYVMPFFYRKEGKG